Proteins found in one Apium graveolens cultivar Ventura unplaced genomic scaffold, ASM990537v1 ctg3577, whole genome shotgun sequence genomic segment:
- the LOC141701201 gene encoding uncharacterized protein LOC141701201 isoform X5, translating to MGGPQVTGPVRTISQQTFNDTVRENIEDLGMDPTEALQDAIETLTLQGVDLSGIVTCVPGESNPVIECLNKLKQFEIDSSCDNFKIKSDFDLEEVIGVLNELTELCGVEGSGNAAIATRNGGLELVCLICSRVPSGCGRGLVSCLNALAYLLHDLQCTEIFRNSYGPEVVMRILNDGTDNVTMLSSGFSVIAVAATGNEVLKELFMDLKVDELMITLLKEPKNETISSLYDAIRVLLSADDNRVVASQIHLA from the exons atgGGAGGTCCACAAGTAACAGGCCCCGTCCGTACAATTTCACAACAAACTTTCAACGATACAGTTAGAGAAAACATCGAAGATCTCGGAATGGACCCCACCGAAGCACTACAAGACGCTATCGAGACTCTCACTCTTCAAGGCGTCGATCTCTCTG GTATTGTTACTTGTGTTCCGGGGGAGAGTAATCCAGTGATCGAGTGTTTgaataaattaaaacaatttgaAATCGATTCGAGTTgcgataattttaaaattaagagTGATTTTGATTTGGAGGAAGTGATTGGAGTTTTAAATGAATTGACGGAGTTGTGTGGTGTTGAGGGATCGGGGAATGCTGCGATTGCTACTAGAAATGGTGGATTGGAGTTGGTATGTTTGATTTGTTCGAGAGTTCCTAGTGGTTGCGGAAGGGGCTTGGTTTCGTGTTTGAATGCTTTGGCTTATTTACTTCATG ATCTTCAGTGTACTGAAATATTTCGAAATAGCTATGGACCAGAGGTTGTGATGCGCATTCTAAATGATGGAACTGATAATGTTACAATGTTGAGTAGTGGTTTTTCAGTTATTGCTGTAGCTGCAACTGGTAATGAGGTCCTTAAGGAATTATTCATGGACCTGAAAGTTGATGAGCTAATGATCACATTATTAAAAGAACCGAAGAATGAGACTATTTCTAGTCTCTATGATGCTATACGAGTTCTATTATCTGCTGATGATAATCGAGTTGTGGCTTCTCAA ATCCATCTCGCGTAA
- the LOC141701201 gene encoding uncharacterized protein LOC141701201 isoform X2 — protein sequence MGGPQVTGPVRTISQQTFNDTVRENIEDLGMDPTEALQDAIETLTLQGVDLSGIVTCVPGESNPVIECLNKLKQFEIDSSCDNFKIKSDFDLEEVIGVLNELTELCGVEGSGNAAIATRNGGLELVCLICSRVPSGCGRGLVSCLNALAYLLHDLQCTEIFRNSYGPEVVMRILNDGTDNVTMLSSGFSVIAVAATGNEVLKELFMDLKVDELMITLLKEPKNETISSLYDAIRVLLSADDNRVVASQVSKLVVLISFVHCCKLPINMSFHSC from the exons atgGGAGGTCCACAAGTAACAGGCCCCGTCCGTACAATTTCACAACAAACTTTCAACGATACAGTTAGAGAAAACATCGAAGATCTCGGAATGGACCCCACCGAAGCACTACAAGACGCTATCGAGACTCTCACTCTTCAAGGCGTCGATCTCTCTG GTATTGTTACTTGTGTTCCGGGGGAGAGTAATCCAGTGATCGAGTGTTTgaataaattaaaacaatttgaAATCGATTCGAGTTgcgataattttaaaattaagagTGATTTTGATTTGGAGGAAGTGATTGGAGTTTTAAATGAATTGACGGAGTTGTGTGGTGTTGAGGGATCGGGGAATGCTGCGATTGCTACTAGAAATGGTGGATTGGAGTTGGTATGTTTGATTTGTTCGAGAGTTCCTAGTGGTTGCGGAAGGGGCTTGGTTTCGTGTTTGAATGCTTTGGCTTATTTACTTCATG ATCTTCAGTGTACTGAAATATTTCGAAATAGCTATGGACCAGAGGTTGTGATGCGCATTCTAAATGATGGAACTGATAATGTTACAATGTTGAGTAGTGGTTTTTCAGTTATTGCTGTAGCTGCAACTGGTAATGAGGTCCTTAAGGAATTATTCATGGACCTGAAAGTTGATGAGCTAATGATCACATTATTAAAAGAACCGAAGAATGAGACTATTTCTAGTCTCTATGATGCTATACGAGTTCTATTATCTGCTGATGATAATCGAGTTGTGGCTTCTCAAGTAAGTAAATTGGTTGTTTTAATAAGTTTTGTACATTGTTGTAAATTGCCAATCAATATGTCTTTTCACAGTTGCTAA
- the LOC141701201 gene encoding uncharacterized protein LOC141701201 isoform X4: protein MGGPQVTGPVRTISQQTFNDTVRENIEDLGMDPTEALQDAIETLTLQGVDLSGIVTCVPGESNPVIECLNKLKQFEIDSSCDNFKIKSDFDLEEVIGVLNELTELCGVEGSGNAAIATRNGGLELVCLICSRVPSGCGRGLVSCLNALAYLLHDLQCTEIFRNSYGPEVVMRILNDGTDNVTMLSSGFSVIAVAATGNEVLKELFMDLKVDELMITLLKEPKNETISSLYDAIRVLLSADDNRVVASQIFSVLKYFEIAMDQRL from the exons atgGGAGGTCCACAAGTAACAGGCCCCGTCCGTACAATTTCACAACAAACTTTCAACGATACAGTTAGAGAAAACATCGAAGATCTCGGAATGGACCCCACCGAAGCACTACAAGACGCTATCGAGACTCTCACTCTTCAAGGCGTCGATCTCTCTG GTATTGTTACTTGTGTTCCGGGGGAGAGTAATCCAGTGATCGAGTGTTTGAATAAATTAAAACAGTTTGAAATCGATTCGAGTTgcgataattttaaaattaagagTGATTTTGATTTGGAGGAAGTGATTGGAGTTTTAAATGAATTGACGGAGTTGTGTGGTGTTGAGGGATCGGGGAATGCTGCGATTGCTACTAGAAATGGTGGATTGGAGTTGGTATGTTTGATTTGTTCGAGAGTTCCTAGTGGTTGCGGAAGGGGCTTGGTTTCGTGTTTGAATGCTTTGGCTTATTTACTTCATG ATCTTCAGTGTACTGAAATATTTCGAAATAGCTATGGACCAGAGGTTGTGATGCGCATTCTAAATGATGGAACTGATAATGTTACAATGTTGAGTAGTGGTTTTTCAGTTATTGCTGTAGCTGCAACTGGTAATGAGGTCCTTAAGGAATTATTCATGGACCTGAAAGTTGATGAGCTAATGATCACATTATTAAAAGAACCGAAGAATGAGACTATTTCTAGTCTCTATGATGCTATACGAGTTCTATTATCTGCTGATGATAATCGAGTTGTGGCTTCTCAA ATCTTCAGTGTACTGAAATATTTCGAAATAGCTATGGACCAGAGGTTGTGA
- the LOC141701201 gene encoding uncharacterized protein LOC141701201 isoform X3 produces MGGPQVTGPVRTISQQTFNDTVRENIEDLGMDPTEALQDAIETLTLQGVDLSGIVTCVPGESNPVIECLNKLKQFEIDSSCDNFKIKSDFDLEEVIGVLNELTELCGVEGSGNAAIATRNGGLELVCLICSRVPSGCGRGLVSCLNALAYLLHDLQCTEIFRNSYGPEVVMRILNDGTDNVTMLSSGFSVIAVAATGNEVLKELFMDLKVDELMITLLKEPKNETISSLYDAIRVLLSADDNRVVASQIHLAQSPVSLVSDSVHFSV; encoded by the exons atgGGAGGTCCACAAGTAACAGGCCCCGTCCGTACAATTTCACAACAAACTTTCAACGATACAGTTAGAGAAAACATCGAAGATCTCGGAATGGACCCCACCGAAGCACTACAAGACGCTATCGAGACTCTCACTCTTCAAGGCGTCGATCTCTCTG GTATTGTTACTTGTGTTCCGGGGGAGAGTAATCCAGTGATCGAGTGTTTGAATAAATTAAAACAGTTTGAAATCGATTCGAGTTgcgataattttaaaattaagagTGATTTTGATTTGGAGGAAGTGATTGGAGTTTTAAATGAATTGACGGAGTTGTGTGGTGTTGAGGGATCGGGGAATGCTGCGATTGCTACTAGAAATGGTGGATTGGAGTTGGTATGTTTGATTTGTTCGAGAGTTCCTAGTGGTTGCGGAAGGGGCTTGGTTTCGTGTTTGAATGCTTTGGCTTATTTACTTCATG ATCTTCAGTGTACTGAAATATTTCGAAATAGCTATGGACCAGAGGTTGTGATGCGCATTCTAAATGATGGAACTGATAATGTTACAATGTTGAGTAGTGGTTTTTCAGTTATTGCTGTAGCTGCAACTGGTAATGAGGTCCTTAAGGAATTATTCATGGACCTGAAAGTTGATGAGCTAATGATCACATTATTAAAAGAACCGAAGAATGAGACTATTTCTAGTCTCTATGATGCTATACGAGTTCTATTATCTGCTGATGATAATCGAGTTGTGGCTTCTCAA ATCCATCTCGCGCAATCACCTGTCTCTCTCGTCTCTGACTCTGTTCATTTCTCTGTTTAA
- the LOC141701201 gene encoding uncharacterized protein LOC141701201 isoform X1: MGGPQVTGPVRTISQQTFNDTVRENIEDLGMDPTEALQDAIETLTLQGVDLSGIVTCVPGESNPVIECLNKLKQFEIDSSCDNFKIKSDFDLEEVIGVLNELTELCGVEGSGNAAIATRNGGLELVCLICSRVPSGCGRGLVSCLNALAYLLHDLQCTEIFRNSYGPEVVMRILNDGTDNVTMLSSGFSVIAVAATGNEVLKELFMDLKVDELMITLLKEPKNETISSLYDAIRVLLSADDNRVVASQVSKLVVLISFVHCCKLPINMSFHSC, from the exons atgGGAGGTCCACAAGTAACAGGCCCCGTCCGTACAATTTCACAACAAACTTTCAACGATACAGTTAGAGAAAACATCGAAGATCTCGGAATGGACCCCACCGAAGCACTACAAGACGCTATCGAGACTCTCACTCTTCAAGGCGTCGATCTCTCTG GTATTGTTACTTGTGTTCCGGGGGAGAGTAATCCAGTGATCGAGTGTTTGAATAAATTAAAACAGTTTGAAATCGATTCGAGTTgcgataattttaaaattaagagTGATTTTGATTTGGAGGAAGTGATTGGAGTTTTAAATGAATTGACGGAGTTGTGTGGTGTTGAGGGATCGGGGAATGCTGCGATTGCTACTAGAAATGGTGGATTGGAGTTGGTATGTTTGATTTGTTCGAGAGTTCCTAGTGGTTGCGGAAGGGGCTTGGTTTCGTGTTTGAATGCTTTGGCTTATTTACTTCATG ATCTTCAGTGTACTGAAATATTTCGAAATAGCTATGGACCAGAGGTTGTGATGCGCATTCTAAATGATGGAACTGATAATGTTACAATGTTGAGTAGTGGTTTTTCAGTTATTGCTGTAGCTGCAACTGGTAATGAGGTCCTTAAGGAATTATTCATGGACCTGAAAGTTGATGAGCTAATGATCACATTATTAAAAGAACCGAAGAATGAGACTATTTCTAGTCTCTATGATGCTATACGAGTTCTATTATCTGCTGATGATAATCGAGTTGTGGCTTCTCAAGTAAGTAAATTGGTTGTTTTAATAAGTTTTGTACATTGTTGTAAATTGCCAATCAATATGTCTTTTCACAGTTGCTAA
- the LOC141701202 gene encoding uncharacterized protein LOC141701202 isoform X2, with translation MGGPQVTGPVRTISQQTFNDTVRENIEDLGMDPTEALQDAIETLTLQGVDLSGIVTYVPGESNPVIECLNKLKQFEIDSSCDNFKIKSDFDLEEVIGVLNELTELCGVEGSGNAAIATRNGGLELVCLICSRVPSGCGRGLVSCLNALAYLLHDLQCTEIFRNSYGPEVVMRILNDGTDNVTMLSSGFSVIAVAATGNEVLKELFMDLKVDELMITLLKEPKNETISSLYDAIRVLLSADDNRVVASQIHLAQSPVSLVSDSVHFSV, from the exons TACAGTTAGAGAAAACATCGAAGATCTCGGAATGGACCCCACCGAAGCACTACAAGACGCTATCGAGACTCTCACTCTTCAAGGCGTCGATCTCTCTG GTATTGTTACTTATGTTCCGGGGGAGAGTAATCCAGTGATCGAGTGTTTGAATAAATTAAAACAGTTTGAAATCGATTCGAGTTgcgataattttaaaattaagagTGATTTTGATTTGGAGGAAGTGATTGGAGTTTTAAATGAATTGACGGAGTTGTGTGGTGTTGAGGGATCGGGGAATGCTGCGATTGCTACTAGAAATGGTGGATTGGAGTTGGTATGTTTGATTTGTTCGAGAGTTCCTAGTGGTTGCGGAAGGGGCTTGGTTTCGTGTTTGAATGCTTTGGCTTATTTACTTCATG ATCTTCAGTGTACTGAAATATTTCGAAATAGCTATGGACCAGAGGTTGTGATGCGCATTCTAAATGATGGAACTGATAATGTTACAATGTTGAGTAGTGGTTTTTCAGTTATTGCTGTAGCTGCAACTGGTAATGAGGTCCTTAAGGAATTATTCATGGACCTGAAAGTTGATGAGCTAATGATCACATTATTAAAAGAACCGAAGAATGAGACTATTTCTAGTCTCTATGATGCTATACGAGTTCTATTATCTGCTGATGATAATCGAGTTGTGGCTTCTCAA ATCCATCTCGCGCAATCACCTGTCTCTCTCGTCTCTGACTCTGTTCATTTCTCTGTTTAA
- the LOC141701202 gene encoding uncharacterized protein LOC141701202 isoform X1, with product MGGPQVTGPVRTISQQTFNDTVRENIEDLGMDPTEALQDAIETLTLQGVDLSGIVTYVPGESNPVIECLNKLKQFEIDSSCDNFKIKSDFDLEEVIGVLNELTELCGVEGSGNAAIATRNGGLELVCLICSRVPSGCGRGLVSCLNALAYLLHDLQCTEIFRNSYGPEVVMRILNDGTDNVTMLSSGFSVIAVAATGNEVLKELFMDLKVDELMITLLKEPKNETISSLYDAIRVLLSADDNRVVASQVSKLVVLISFVHCCKLPINMSFHSC from the exons TACAGTTAGAGAAAACATCGAAGATCTCGGAATGGACCCCACCGAAGCACTACAAGACGCTATCGAGACTCTCACTCTTCAAGGCGTCGATCTCTCTG GTATTGTTACTTATGTTCCGGGGGAGAGTAATCCAGTGATCGAGTGTTTGAATAAATTAAAACAGTTTGAAATCGATTCGAGTTgcgataattttaaaattaagagTGATTTTGATTTGGAGGAAGTGATTGGAGTTTTAAATGAATTGACGGAGTTGTGTGGTGTTGAGGGATCGGGGAATGCTGCGATTGCTACTAGAAATGGTGGATTGGAGTTGGTATGTTTGATTTGTTCGAGAGTTCCTAGTGGTTGCGGAAGGGGCTTGGTTTCGTGTTTGAATGCTTTGGCTTATTTACTTCATG ATCTTCAGTGTACTGAAATATTTCGAAATAGCTATGGACCAGAGGTTGTGATGCGCATTCTAAATGATGGAACTGATAATGTTACAATGTTGAGTAGTGGTTTTTCAGTTATTGCTGTAGCTGCAACTGGTAATGAGGTCCTTAAGGAATTATTCATGGACCTGAAAGTTGATGAGCTAATGATCACATTATTAAAAGAACCGAAGAATGAGACTATTTCTAGTCTCTATGATGCTATACGAGTTCTATTATCTGCTGATGATAATCGAGTTGTGGCTTCTCAAGTAAGTAAATTGGTTGTTTTAATAAGTTTTGTACATTGTTGTAAATTGCCAATCAATATGTCTTTTCACAGTTGCTAA